The following proteins come from a genomic window of Candidatus Palauibacter soopunensis:
- the fabZ gene encoding 3-hydroxyacyl-ACP dehydratase FabZ, translating to MDITEILNILPHRYPMLLVDRVLEIEPGQRIVGLKNVSANEPFFAGHFPGRPVMPGVLIIEALAQCGGVLLMSGLQDPEDKVIYFLSVDGVKFRRPVIPGDQLILELDLVQGRGKRGKLKGIARVDGRVAAEATILGQVMDR from the coding sequence ATGGACATCACCGAAATACTGAACATCCTCCCGCATCGGTATCCGATGCTTCTGGTGGACCGGGTGCTCGAGATCGAACCGGGGCAACGGATCGTCGGCCTGAAGAACGTGAGCGCGAACGAACCGTTCTTCGCCGGGCATTTTCCCGGCCGTCCCGTGATGCCCGGGGTGCTCATCATCGAAGCGCTCGCACAGTGCGGGGGAGTCCTCCTGATGAGCGGCCTGCAGGACCCCGAGGACAAGGTCATCTACTTCCTGTCGGTGGACGGCGTGAAGTTCCGGCGGCCCGTCATCCCCGGAGACCAGTTGATCCTCGAACTCGACCTCGTTCAGGGGCGAGGCAAGCGCGGGAAGCTGAAAGGGATTGCGCGGGTCGACGGCCGCGTCGCGGCGGAGGCCACGATTCTCGGACAGGTCATGGACCGGTGA
- a CDS encoding OmpH family outer membrane protein, with protein MNWIHGGARPAVMRALALGSLIAGPLAGQEQPGAPATLEAIPLPPEGTPIVYVNTQAILPVAPGADSAGAAFQRLSLEFEGELEVFAAEIDSLIAAYQQQQSLLDPAGRQQKEQEIRNKQQEAAGRQQELNVELDRRRAELLEPIVVRVNEVIEEIRAERSYSIVLDIAAGVVAADTSLDITTAVLERLGVDLAALSALPGS; from the coding sequence ATGAACTGGATCCACGGGGGCGCAAGGCCGGCCGTGATGCGCGCGCTGGCGCTTGGCTCGCTGATCGCGGGCCCTCTGGCCGGTCAGGAGCAGCCGGGGGCGCCGGCGACGCTGGAAGCCATCCCGCTGCCCCCTGAGGGGACGCCGATCGTCTACGTGAACACGCAGGCCATCCTTCCCGTCGCACCCGGCGCCGATTCGGCGGGCGCCGCGTTTCAGCGCCTGTCCCTCGAGTTCGAGGGCGAACTTGAGGTTTTTGCGGCGGAGATCGACTCTCTCATTGCGGCGTACCAGCAGCAGCAGTCACTGCTCGACCCGGCGGGACGCCAGCAGAAGGAGCAGGAGATCCGCAACAAGCAGCAGGAGGCGGCAGGGCGGCAGCAGGAACTGAACGTGGAACTCGATCGGCGTCGCGCAGAGCTGCTCGAACCGATCGTGGTGCGCGTGAACGAGGTGATCGAGGAGATCCGCGCGGAACGCAGCTACTCGATCGTGCTCGACATCGCCGCGGGCGTGGTGGCGGCGGACACCTCCCTCGACATCACGACCGCGGTGCTCGAGCGTCTCGGGGTGGACCTCGCCGCCCTCTCGGCCCTGCCCGGTAGCTAG
- the bamA gene encoding outer membrane protein assembly factor BamA — translation MLTGLILGLAAAEPASAQIQLDQSSVRVDSVVVVGNQRHSANIIITRSGLRPGNVVRQPQIQDAIRRLFSSGDFSDVEIGVAESDDPERGVFYIRVEERPYITQYAFRGLERVDEDVIRDTVGLTSNSPLDPSRIGRARVTMLELLSNEGFPTASVDTLIRPDPAFPPDLLVVFDVDEGPRLGITAITFAGNEAFTDGELRAAMATDEEGFFWFDSGELKRDEFRRDLTERLPDFYRSHGYLDFEVLGDTVISDRVTGKGRIEIRVAEGAQYLLEDLRITGNRAFPLATIEPIVRRDQHEAEGDEAYPPFNFTAFYASPADLGDLYRNNGYLGSRVTPDVRRVDVPEGEAPRVTAHLVIQEGARSYIREIAIEGNTATHDRVIRNRLLIFPGDVYSQERLIQSFQNIQGLNFFEPLPPDEAINIRPRPDGDIDISLRVQEKQTGTLNFGITASGYTGLAGFIGYSQPNLFGLAKTGSLRWIFGRRQRDADISYSDPELFGSHYSANVTLRSSRDQFTGFSLGDRRQTGGLTEVGIPIFGIRNTRVFVGYSIFDDDVRGLDTTNVIGRRFSLFSGVRSTLSGRLVQDSRNNPLFATAGARNQLAFRQTGGFLGGDGNYQKLDLTSEWFVPVGRLGGGPGSTSPPIELTFGLSFEAGLILGRNPFFTERYYAGGTQAGIQLRGYDEASVTPSGHIPDNAPFSDLDRVGESFFRTGVTFGIKLTSSIFMSAFMDAGNVWLDASQLNPTDLLVGAGIGASLVTPFGPLGLDYAYGFDRRDVLGRPDPGWQLHFKFGRVF, via the coding sequence GTGCTGACAGGCCTGATCCTCGGGCTCGCCGCCGCGGAGCCGGCCTCGGCGCAGATTCAGCTCGACCAGTCGTCCGTCCGTGTCGATTCGGTCGTGGTGGTGGGGAATCAACGCCACTCCGCGAACATCATCATCACCCGCAGCGGCCTCCGCCCGGGCAACGTCGTGCGCCAACCCCAGATCCAGGACGCGATCCGCCGCCTCTTCAGTTCCGGGGACTTCTCCGATGTCGAGATCGGGGTGGCGGAGTCGGACGATCCCGAGCGCGGCGTCTTCTACATCCGCGTGGAGGAACGGCCCTACATCACGCAGTACGCGTTCCGCGGGCTGGAACGGGTGGACGAAGACGTCATCCGCGACACCGTCGGCCTCACAAGCAACAGTCCGCTCGACCCCAGTCGCATCGGGCGCGCGCGCGTCACAATGCTCGAACTGTTGTCGAACGAAGGGTTTCCGACCGCGAGCGTGGATACGCTCATCCGCCCTGACCCGGCGTTTCCTCCGGACCTTCTCGTTGTGTTCGACGTCGACGAAGGGCCGCGGCTCGGGATCACGGCGATCACATTCGCGGGGAACGAAGCGTTCACGGACGGCGAACTCCGGGCGGCGATGGCCACGGATGAGGAGGGGTTCTTCTGGTTCGATTCCGGTGAACTCAAGAGGGACGAATTCCGGCGCGACCTGACGGAGCGCCTCCCGGACTTCTACCGCTCGCACGGCTATCTCGACTTCGAGGTGCTCGGGGACACGGTCATCTCGGACCGCGTGACCGGGAAGGGCCGGATCGAGATCCGCGTCGCGGAGGGCGCCCAGTACCTGCTCGAGGATCTGAGGATCACGGGCAACCGCGCGTTTCCGCTCGCGACGATCGAGCCGATCGTGCGCCGCGACCAGCACGAGGCCGAAGGGGACGAGGCGTATCCTCCCTTCAACTTCACCGCCTTCTACGCTTCGCCGGCGGACCTCGGAGACCTCTACCGGAACAACGGATACCTCGGGTCCCGCGTCACGCCGGATGTGCGGCGCGTGGACGTCCCCGAAGGCGAGGCGCCCCGCGTCACGGCCCATCTCGTCATCCAGGAAGGCGCGCGAAGCTATATCCGGGAGATCGCGATCGAGGGGAACACGGCCACGCATGACCGCGTGATTCGGAACCGCCTGCTCATCTTCCCCGGTGACGTGTACTCGCAGGAACGCCTGATCCAGTCGTTCCAGAACATCCAGGGGTTGAACTTCTTCGAGCCGCTGCCGCCGGATGAGGCGATCAACATCCGCCCGCGCCCGGACGGGGACATCGACATCTCGCTGCGCGTCCAGGAGAAGCAGACGGGGACGCTGAACTTCGGGATCACCGCGTCCGGCTACACGGGGCTCGCGGGGTTCATCGGCTATTCGCAGCCGAACCTCTTCGGGCTCGCGAAGACGGGAAGCTTACGCTGGATCTTCGGCCGCCGGCAGCGGGACGCCGATATCAGCTACTCCGATCCGGAACTCTTCGGAAGCCACTACTCCGCCAACGTCACGCTGCGGAGTTCGCGCGACCAGTTCACCGGCTTCAGCCTCGGAGACCGCCGCCAGACGGGCGGCCTGACGGAAGTCGGCATCCCCATCTTCGGGATACGGAACACGCGCGTGTTCGTGGGCTACTCGATCTTCGACGACGACGTGCGGGGGCTGGACACGACGAACGTGATCGGGCGGCGATTCTCGCTCTTCTCCGGCGTGCGATCGACGCTTTCCGGGCGCCTGGTCCAGGATAGCCGGAACAACCCGCTATTCGCGACGGCCGGCGCCCGGAACCAGCTCGCGTTCCGGCAGACGGGCGGCTTCCTCGGAGGCGATGGGAACTACCAGAAGCTCGATTTGACGAGCGAGTGGTTCGTGCCGGTGGGTCGGCTCGGCGGGGGCCCCGGGAGCACGAGTCCGCCCATCGAACTCACCTTCGGCCTCAGCTTCGAGGCCGGGCTCATCCTGGGCCGGAATCCGTTCTTCACCGAACGCTACTATGCGGGGGGCACACAGGCGGGGATCCAGTTACGAGGATACGACGAGGCTTCCGTAACTCCGTCGGGGCACATCCCGGACAACGCCCCCTTCAGCGACCTCGACCGCGTGGGGGAATCGTTCTTCCGGACCGGGGTGACTTTCGGGATCAAGCTTACGAGCAGCATCTTCATGAGTGCTTTCATGGACGCCGGAAACGTCTGGCTGGACGCGAGCCAGCTCAACCCGACGGACCTTCTGGTAGGGGCGGGGATCGGCGCGAGTCTCGTGACGCCGTTCGGTCCCCTAGGTCTCGACTACGCATACGGATTCGATCGGCGCGATGTCCTGGGCCGGCCGGATCCGGGTTGGCAACTGCACTTCAAGTTCGGACGTGTGTTCTGA
- the lpxC gene encoding UDP-3-O-acyl-N-acetylglucosamine deacetylase gives MTAKQRTIARAVEVRGYGIHTGEPSIVRLRPAPEHGGLRFRRTDLPDAPEIPATVESVHSAYRETALRRGDAVIRTAEHVLAAAHGLALDNLWIDVAGPEPPALDGSAAGWCDRLLEAGPVAQEAEARCLRIGRPLQLKAGGTRYDVLPAEFGRVSATIDFDHPLIGRQSASARLEPVAFAREIAPARTFGLSAWGDALRERGLALGATRDNTLVLSADGLEAGQELRFPDEFVRHKILDIIGDLALVGARLQCHVVAERPGHHGNLELARRLAARGTTQGYD, from the coding sequence TTGACGGCGAAACAGCGCACGATCGCGCGGGCCGTGGAGGTCCGCGGGTACGGAATACACACGGGCGAGCCCTCCATCGTGCGGCTTCGCCCTGCGCCCGAACACGGCGGCCTGCGCTTCCGTCGCACGGATCTCCCCGATGCGCCGGAGATACCGGCCACGGTGGAGTCCGTGCACTCCGCCTACCGCGAGACCGCTCTCCGGCGGGGCGACGCCGTGATTCGCACGGCCGAACACGTCCTCGCCGCGGCGCACGGGCTGGCGCTCGACAATCTCTGGATCGACGTTGCCGGGCCCGAACCGCCCGCTCTCGATGGGAGCGCGGCCGGCTGGTGCGACCGGCTGCTGGAAGCCGGACCTGTCGCGCAGGAAGCCGAGGCACGGTGCCTCCGGATCGGCCGGCCCCTGCAGCTGAAGGCCGGGGGGACCCGGTACGATGTCCTCCCCGCGGAGTTCGGGCGGGTTTCGGCCACGATCGACTTTGACCACCCTCTCATCGGGCGGCAGTCCGCGAGCGCGCGACTGGAGCCTGTGGCGTTCGCACGGGAGATCGCGCCGGCCCGCACTTTTGGTCTGTCCGCATGGGGAGACGCGCTCCGTGAGCGGGGACTCGCGCTCGGAGCGACGCGGGACAACACGCTCGTCCTCTCCGCGGACGGACTCGAAGCCGGGCAGGAACTCCGTTTCCCCGATGAATTCGTGCGGCACAAGATCCTGGACATCATCGGCGATCTCGCACTCGTGGGCGCGAGACTGCAATGTCATGTGGTCGCGGAACGACCGGGACACCACGGCAATCTGGAACTCGCCCGCCGACTGGCAGCCCGTGGCACGACACAGGGATACGATTGA
- the lpxA gene encoding acyl-ACP--UDP-N-acetylglucosamine O-acyltransferase, which produces MTSAGYAPGRHATAVVDPSASIASSATVGPYTVIGPDVEVGERVRIGPHVLIERDTRVAEDVRIAKGAVLGSDPQDLKYAGERTFLEIGRRTVVREFTTLNRGTAASGLTSVGADTLVMAYVHIAHDCLIGDHVVLANGVTMGGHVEIGDWGIVGGLTGIHQFTRIGRHAMVGGGARVSRDVAPYTLVGGGRTRTYGVNRIGLERRGFEPDAIRALQAAYRTIFRSGDPLRASLDRVRRGNMTPEVRELVEFILHSERGVTATRVGPDDDLPPEPREAKTRSAV; this is translated from the coding sequence GTGACCTCGGCGGGTTACGCACCGGGACGCCACGCGACGGCGGTTGTGGATCCGTCGGCAAGCATCGCCTCCAGCGCCACCGTGGGGCCGTACACCGTCATCGGCCCCGACGTGGAGGTCGGCGAACGGGTCCGGATCGGCCCGCACGTGCTCATCGAACGGGATACGCGCGTGGCCGAGGATGTGCGCATCGCGAAGGGCGCCGTCCTGGGCTCGGACCCGCAGGATCTGAAGTACGCGGGTGAACGCACCTTCCTGGAGATCGGACGACGCACCGTCGTCCGCGAGTTCACGACGCTCAACCGGGGGACGGCAGCGAGCGGTCTGACTTCGGTCGGGGCGGACACGCTCGTGATGGCCTACGTGCACATCGCCCACGACTGCCTCATCGGAGATCATGTCGTACTCGCGAACGGCGTGACCATGGGGGGACACGTCGAGATCGGAGACTGGGGAATCGTCGGAGGGCTGACGGGGATCCACCAGTTCACGCGCATCGGCCGGCACGCAATGGTCGGAGGAGGCGCGCGCGTCTCGCGGGACGTTGCACCGTACACCCTGGTGGGGGGAGGCCGTACCCGCACGTACGGCGTCAACCGTATCGGACTCGAACGCCGGGGGTTCGAGCCGGATGCAATCCGTGCCCTGCAGGCCGCCTACCGGACGATCTTCCGGTCGGGTGACCCGCTCCGGGCGAGTCTCGATCGCGTGCGGCGGGGGAACATGACTCCCGAAGTGCGAGAACTCGTGGAGTTCATCCTCCATTCCGAACGTGGCGTTACCGCGACCCGCGTCGGACCGGACGACGACCTCCCGCCGGAGCCGCGAGAGGCGAAGACCCGGTCTGCCGTGTGA
- the lpxD gene encoding UDP-3-O-(3-hydroxymyristoyl)glucosamine N-acyltransferase yields MTTFTVSDLARRVGADVLGDPDRRLSGVASLDVAGPEDLAFFAREAMREAVHGTRAGAVLTPRSFEPSDVRFSVLKVDDPHLSFARIVRLFHPEPSPPPGIHPSARVDEGARIGEGVSLGPGVVVEDGARIGRGTWVGPGTLIGRGVRIGVDCRLDHAVSVLHGVEMGDRVRVHAGARIGTDGFGYVPGPSGAHKVPQIGGCVIGADVEIGANCTIDRGALDDTRIGDRTKLDNLVHVGHNVRIGSDCLIAAHVGIAGSCDIGAGTHLGGQAGVAGHLMIGAGARIAGQTGVVQDVPAGAELGGTPARPQRSWLKEAAHLSRLPDLFHRVTRLEQWLGAREGDRAIRRDGSGEEGA; encoded by the coding sequence ATGACGACGTTCACGGTCTCCGATCTCGCTCGTCGCGTGGGCGCGGATGTCCTGGGTGATCCCGACCGCCGGCTGAGCGGAGTCGCCTCGCTCGACGTCGCCGGCCCCGAAGACCTGGCCTTCTTTGCCCGCGAAGCCATGCGGGAGGCCGTACACGGGACGCGGGCGGGGGCGGTGCTGACCCCGCGCAGCTTCGAGCCGAGCGACGTTCGGTTCAGCGTCCTGAAGGTCGATGATCCCCATCTGTCCTTCGCCAGGATCGTGCGGCTGTTCCATCCGGAGCCCTCGCCGCCGCCGGGGATCCACCCGTCGGCCCGCGTCGACGAGGGGGCGCGAATCGGCGAGGGGGTGTCGCTCGGCCCCGGCGTCGTGGTGGAGGACGGGGCCCGGATCGGCCGTGGGACGTGGGTGGGGCCGGGGACGCTGATCGGCCGCGGAGTCCGGATCGGGGTCGACTGCCGGCTCGACCACGCCGTCTCCGTCCTCCACGGGGTCGAGATGGGCGACCGGGTGCGCGTGCACGCCGGCGCGCGCATCGGAACGGATGGCTTCGGGTACGTGCCGGGGCCGAGCGGGGCGCACAAGGTGCCGCAGATCGGCGGCTGCGTGATCGGAGCCGACGTCGAGATCGGAGCGAACTGCACGATCGACCGCGGCGCGCTCGACGATACACGGATCGGCGACCGGACCAAGCTCGACAACCTCGTGCACGTGGGGCACAACGTACGGATCGGGAGCGATTGCCTCATCGCGGCGCACGTCGGCATCGCGGGGAGCTGCGACATCGGCGCCGGAACGCACCTCGGCGGCCAGGCCGGCGTGGCGGGCCACCTGATGATCGGAGCCGGCGCGCGCATCGCGGGCCAGACGGGCGTGGTTCAGGACGTGCCCGCCGGAGCGGAGCTGGGAGGGACGCCGGCCAGGCCCCAACGGTCGTGGCTGAAGGAGGCCGCCCACCTGAGCAGGCTGCCGGACCTCTTCCATCGCGTCACGCGGCTCGAGCAGTGGCTGGGTGCCCGCGAGGGCGATCGGGCGATCCGGCGGGACGGGTCGGGCGAAGAAGGCGCTTGA